One Helianthus annuus cultivar XRQ/B chromosome 12, HanXRQr2.0-SUNRISE, whole genome shotgun sequence genomic region harbors:
- the LOC110892704 gene encoding uncharacterized protein LOC110892704, with product MADTRNEKDNNDNDDMTRQEAFHNKVVEVAEGVMQANLPRLAQEVESRVLGVVDAMMASKIEELKELIEGSKSKGKEQRCTYKDFMACHPTTYDGKIDPIECQRWISNVEAVFIRSRCDKEDQVMFATGQLTHQAKDWWDAHRKEIGENRLQIMTWQEFKEPFMRYHCPQSAIDKIQVDFLRLRQQNEPVNEISNAFMDKMKFCGDFVTTERMKINRFYGVLKAEISEFITPSKCETLDELINLARDREIEIKRQEERGEKRPSERGASSNPSKKGKFQDQGRKDKSKGGITPCKTCGKLHTGECLLGKKGCYKCGKEGHSSYQCSNNPKTCFNFFEWGHIKSEFPKLQQESKKEDKKQEGSRAKGRMFQTMSEEAKSHPNVVSGIFLLNSIPVYVLFDTGATMSFISNEIVQHPSFKVERMLMPLEVELADSKNYLLHEICKSCKLIIEGEEFDIDLIPMMLGEFKVIVGMDWMSQNHAEINCETKMMLIQSPSRRRLNIQGEREVEAKSCTLVQAIKYVLNGSRTYLAYVVDTQQGSPKLEDVEIVNEFPDVFPEELPGLPPEREVEFRIELNLGAKPVAKAPYRLAPTEMRELMTQLQDLLDKGFIRPNKSVIVFIDDILVYSRSKAEHAKHLREVLGVLYKEKLYAEFSKCAFWLREVQFLGHVINSEGVLVDL from the exons ATGGCGGATACAAGAAATGAGAAGGATAACAATGATAATGATGATATGACTAGACAAGAAGCATTCCATAACAAAGTCGTAGAGGTGGCAGAAGGAGTTATGCAAGCTAATCTTCCCCGATTAGCTCAAGAAGTAGAAAGCCGAGTTTTGGGAGTCGTGGATGCTATGATGGCTAGTAAGATCGAGGAATTGAAAGAACTAATTGAGGGGTCCAAAAGTAAAGGCAAGGAACAAAGGTGCACATATAAAGATTTCATGGCATGCCATCCAACAACGTATGACGGTAAAATCGATCCAATTGAATGTCAAAGATGGATTTCTAATGTAGAGGCGGTATTTATACGAAGTCGGTGCGATaaggaagatcaagtgatgttcgCTACCGGTCAACTAACCCATcaagcgaaagattggtgggatgcgcACAGGAAGGAAATAGGCGAGAATAGACTTCAAATTATGACTTGGCAAGAGTTCAAGGAGCCCTTCATGAGATATCATTGTCCTCAGTCGGCTATTGATAAGATTCAGGTGGATTTCTTACGCCTCCGGCAGCAAAATGAGCCAGTAAACGAAATATCAAATGCTttcatggataagatgaagttctgtggGGATTTTGTAACTACCGAAAGAATGAAGATCAATCGTTTCTATGGCGTGTTAAAGGCAGAAATTAGCGAGTTCATCACTCCCTCAAAATGTGAAACCCTTGATGAGCTTATTAATTTAGCACGGGATAGAGAGATTGAAATTAAAAGGCAAGAAGAGCGAGGTGAAAAGAGACCAAGTGAAAGGGGTGCAAGTTCTAATCCATCTAAAAAGGGGAAGTTTCAAGATCAAGGAAGGAAGGATAAGTCGAAAGGTGGAATTACTCCTTGCAAGACTTGTGGAAAACTCCATACTGGAGAGTGTTTGTTAGGCAAAAAGGGGTGCTACAAATGCGGTAAGGAGGGGCATTCGTCTTATCAATGCTCGAACAACCCGAAGACTTGTTTCAATTTTTTTGAATGGGGGCATATCAAATCAGAATTCCCAAAACTTCAGCAAGAATCGAAAAAGGaagataagaagcaagagggttCTAGGGCTAAGGGAAGGATGTTTCAAACCATGTCCGAAGAAGCCAAGTCCCATCcgaatgtggtctcaggtatcttTCTATTAAACTCCATACCGGTTtatgttttatttgatactggagccacTATGTCATTTATCTCAAATGAAATTGTACAACATCCTTCCTTTAAAGTTGAACGAATGTtgatgcccttagaagtagaatTAGCCGATAGCAAAAATTATTTGTTGCACGAAATATGTAAGAGTTGTAAATTAATCATCGAAGGTGAGGAGTTTGACATCGATCTTATACCTATGATGTTGGGGGAATTTAAAgtaatagtgggtatggattggatgTCTCAAAACCACGCGGAGATAAATTGTGAAACCAAAATGATGCTTATTCAATCTCCAAGTAGAAGGCGATTAAATATACAAGGCGAAAGAGAGGTAGAAGCGAAGTCATGTACCCTCGTTCAAGCCATTAAGTATGTACTTAATGGGAGTAGGACATATTTAGCTTATGTGGTAGATACTCAACAAGGTTCCCCAAAGCTTGAAGATGTCGAAATTGTGAACGAATtcccagatgtatttccggaagaatTGCCGGGGCTTCCTCCCGAGCGAGAAGTAGAATTTCGTATCGAATTGAATCTGGGTGCGAAGCCGGTTGCGAAGGCCCCCTATAGGTTGGCTCCCACCGAAATGCGTGAATTAATGACACAACTACAAGATCTTTTAGATAAGGGCTTCATACGCCCGA ACAAATCGGTAATCGTGTTCATAGATGATATCTTAGTCTATTCGCGAAGCAAAgctgagcatgcaaagcacttgcgtGAAGTGCTTGGAGTTCTCTACAAGGAGAAACTTTACGCGGAATTCTCAAAATGCGCCTTTTGGCTCAGAGAAGTGCAGTTTCTGGGGCATGTAATCAACTCGGAGGGTGTATTAGTAGATCTGTAA